Proteins from one Ahaetulla prasina isolate Xishuangbanna chromosome 2, ASM2864084v1, whole genome shotgun sequence genomic window:
- the LOC131191876 gene encoding protein PET100 homolog, mitochondrial, protein MISRNQLEILRMVLYLTFPVAIFWTANQTEFFEKYGIGSKIFQPLTEEQRKDLEAFRKRLREMNEKKQMEAAKK, encoded by the exons ATGATATCCAGGAACCAGCTTGAGATTTTACGG atgGTGCTGTATCTGACTTTCCCGGTTGCTATATTCTGGACAGCAAATCAGACAgaattttttgaaaaatatggaATCGGA AGCAAGATCTTTCAACCTTTAACTGAAGAGCAG AGAAAAGATCTAGAAGCCTTTAGAAAAAGACTGAGGGAGATGAATGAGAAGAAACAGATGGAGGCGGctaaaaaataa